One region of Duncaniella freteri genomic DNA includes:
- a CDS encoding catalase — translation MDKKRLTAENGRPIADNQNIQTAGPRGPVLLQDPWYSEKIAHFDREVIPERRMHAKGSGAFGTFTVTDDITEFTRASIFSKVGKQTPCLVRFSTVAGERGAADAERDIRGFAMKFYTDEGNWDLVGNNTPVFFLRDPLKFPDLNHAIKRDSRTGMRSPTNNWDFWTLLPEALHQVTITMSPRGIPASFRHMHGFGSHTYSFYNKENKRIWVKFHLRTLQGIKNLTDEEAEKVIAKDRESNQRDLFEAIERGDYPRWLMQVQLMTEDEAKKYHINPFDLTKVWYHKDFPLRDVGILELNRNPENFFAEIEQAAFNPMNIVEGIGFSPDKMLQGRLFSYGDAQRYRLGVNHNLIPVNQPKCPFHSYHRDGKMRTDDNYGRTLSYEPNSFGEWQDNPHLKEPPLELHGAAFNYDEREYDDDYYTQPGRLWRLMPPEEQKATCENTARAMEGVPLFIKQRHVRACHNADPSYGSKLADALGISLEEALVAEDPAHPKWDKRNLSSKNKISDI, via the coding sequence ATGGATAAAAAGAGACTTACCGCCGAAAACGGCAGGCCGATTGCCGACAATCAAAACATACAGACAGCAGGTCCCCGGGGACCTGTGCTGCTCCAGGACCCATGGTATTCGGAAAAGATCGCCCACTTCGACCGCGAAGTGATACCAGAAAGGCGAATGCATGCAAAAGGGTCAGGCGCATTCGGCACATTCACCGTGACTGACGACATCACCGAGTTCACGCGAGCATCAATATTTTCAAAAGTCGGAAAACAGACACCGTGCCTCGTGCGGTTCTCAACAGTTGCAGGCGAACGCGGAGCCGCCGACGCCGAAAGAGACATACGAGGATTCGCAATGAAATTCTATACTGATGAAGGCAACTGGGATCTTGTGGGCAACAACACCCCGGTGTTCTTCCTTCGTGACCCCCTGAAATTCCCCGACCTCAATCATGCTATCAAACGTGACTCCAGGACTGGAATGCGCAGCCCCACAAACAACTGGGATTTCTGGACACTGCTCCCCGAAGCTCTCCATCAGGTGACAATCACAATGTCGCCAAGAGGAATCCCCGCATCATTCCGCCATATGCACGGATTCGGAAGCCACACTTACAGCTTCTATAATAAGGAAAACAAACGCATATGGGTGAAATTCCACCTGAGGACCCTGCAAGGCATCAAGAATCTCACTGACGAAGAAGCTGAGAAAGTGATTGCGAAGGACCGTGAATCCAACCAGCGTGACCTCTTCGAAGCCATCGAACGTGGCGACTATCCGCGCTGGCTCATGCAGGTACAGCTCATGACAGAAGATGAAGCAAAGAAATATCACATCAACCCCTTCGACCTCACAAAAGTGTGGTATCACAAGGACTTCCCCCTCCGCGATGTGGGAATCCTGGAGCTCAACCGCAACCCCGAGAATTTCTTTGCCGAAATCGAACAGGCGGCATTCAACCCTATGAACATCGTGGAAGGCATCGGATTCTCCCCCGACAAAATGCTTCAGGGAAGACTGTTCTCCTACGGCGACGCCCAGCGTTACCGACTCGGAGTAAACCACAACCTGATTCCGGTCAACCAACCGAAATGTCCGTTCCATTCCTACCACCGTGACGGAAAAATGCGCACCGACGACAACTACGGCCGCACCCTCTCCTACGAGCCTAACAGCTTCGGAGAATGGCAGGACAACCCCCACCTGAAAGAACCGCCACTCGAACTGCATGGAGCAGCATTCAACTACGATGAGCGGGAATATGATGATGACTACTACACCCAGCCCGGCAGACTGTGGCGTCTGATGCCTCCTGAGGAACAGAAAGCCACTTGCGAGAATACAGCCAGAGCAATGGAAGGCGTGCCGCTGTTCATAAAGCAACGTCATGTCAGAGCATGCCACAATGCCGATCCCAGCTACGGCTCAAAACTGGCTGACGCACTCGGCATCAGCCTCGAAGAAGCCCTCGTAGCAGAGGACCCCGCCCATCCAAAATGGGACAAACGAAATCTCTCATCAAAAAATAAGATATCTGACATATAA
- a CDS encoding GH92 family glycosyl hydrolase yields the protein MKKLIIVITAAISVTGLTVLSGCGGAKSDAVDYASYVNPFIGTGGHGHTFPGAIMPHGMIQPSPDTRIDGWDACSGYYYSDSLLNGFTQTHLSGTGCADYGDFLIIPTVGEQVIDEQVDTLQNRPYASGFSKANEMAEPGYYTTFLDRYGVKAEITSTQRAALYRFTFPEAEDAGFIIDLDYSIQNQTNLDMKLEVVSDTEIRGYKMSKYWAFDQQLSFYAKFSKPFTVETVTDTIMSTKGQSLARCKALVKLAPTAKDEQVYVKIGISAVDWDGARKNLEAEIPEWDFDGIKAASRKAWNEYLGKIDVSSDDADDLAVFYTAMYHTGISPNLFTDVDGRYLGMDRKPHQGDPEHPIYTIFSLWDTYRAFHPLMTIIDTDRNNDYINSLLTKYQEGGLLPMWELAGNYTATMTGYHAVSVMADALSKGISNFDPELAYKAAVRSAVWDTTGIVTPELVKKALMPKSKEYKNTLGFIPWDKEHESVAKGLEYAYDDWCISLLAEAAGDSAGVEEYKAKGQAYRHYFDPVTRFMRGRDEKGNWHLPFNPRSSNHREDDYCEGTAWQWTWYVPHDVEGLIGLMGGNEKFVEKLDSLFTADSSLEGDLVSADISGLIGQYAHGNEPSHHILHLYNYAGEPWKTQELVDQVMKEQYRNDVDGLSGNEDCGQMSSWYVLNSLGFYQVAPGKPVYSIGRPWFREASVNMPNGKNIEISVENFSKENKYIESVTLDGEPLDSPFFTHDQIRNGAKFHYVMSDKPTRWGVKK from the coding sequence ATGAAAAAACTAATTATAGTCATCACGGCAGCCATATCTGTCACTGGGCTGACTGTGCTTTCGGGCTGCGGTGGAGCGAAGTCTGATGCTGTTGACTATGCATCGTATGTAAATCCGTTCATAGGCACCGGAGGCCATGGTCACACCTTCCCAGGTGCAATCATGCCCCACGGCATGATACAGCCGAGCCCTGACACCCGCATTGACGGATGGGATGCATGCTCGGGATATTATTATTCGGATTCATTGCTCAACGGATTCACCCAGACTCACCTGAGCGGAACCGGATGTGCCGACTATGGCGATTTTCTCATAATACCCACTGTGGGAGAGCAGGTGATCGACGAGCAGGTCGACACTCTGCAGAACCGCCCTTATGCCTCGGGATTCTCCAAGGCAAACGAGATGGCTGAGCCCGGCTACTACACCACTTTCCTTGACCGTTACGGAGTGAAGGCCGAGATCACATCCACCCAGCGTGCGGCTCTCTACCGCTTCACTTTTCCTGAGGCGGAGGATGCCGGATTCATTATCGATCTTGACTACTCGATTCAGAACCAGACCAATCTCGACATGAAGCTTGAGGTGGTGAGCGACACCGAGATACGAGGATATAAGATGAGCAAATACTGGGCTTTTGACCAGCAGCTGTCATTCTATGCTAAATTTTCCAAGCCTTTCACTGTAGAGACCGTCACCGACACTATAATGAGCACAAAAGGGCAGTCGCTTGCCCGCTGCAAGGCTCTGGTGAAACTTGCTCCTACAGCAAAGGATGAGCAGGTGTATGTGAAGATAGGCATATCGGCTGTCGATTGGGACGGTGCGCGCAAGAATCTTGAGGCAGAGATTCCCGAATGGGATTTTGACGGCATAAAGGCAGCCTCGCGCAAGGCGTGGAACGAGTATCTCGGCAAGATAGATGTGTCGAGCGACGATGCCGACGATCTCGCGGTGTTCTACACTGCCATGTATCATACAGGCATAAGCCCCAATCTGTTCACGGATGTCGACGGCCGCTATCTCGGCATGGACCGTAAGCCTCATCAGGGTGACCCGGAGCATCCGATATATACCATATTCTCTCTTTGGGACACCTACAGGGCATTCCATCCGCTCATGACAATCATTGACACCGACAGAAACAACGATTATATCAATAGCCTCCTCACCAAGTATCAGGAGGGCGGACTCCTGCCGATGTGGGAGCTTGCCGGAAATTACACTGCCACAATGACCGGGTATCATGCCGTGTCGGTAATGGCTGATGCTCTGTCGAAAGGCATAAGCAATTTTGATCCGGAACTCGCCTATAAGGCTGCTGTGCGATCTGCGGTGTGGGACACTACCGGAATAGTGACTCCGGAGCTTGTGAAGAAGGCCCTCATGCCTAAATCAAAGGAGTACAAGAACACTCTCGGCTTCATACCCTGGGACAAGGAGCATGAGTCGGTTGCCAAGGGGCTTGAATATGCCTATGATGACTGGTGTATATCACTTCTTGCCGAGGCTGCCGGCGACAGTGCCGGAGTGGAGGAATACAAGGCTAAGGGGCAGGCTTACCGTCATTATTTCGATCCTGTGACACGCTTTATGCGCGGCAGGGACGAGAAGGGCAACTGGCATCTGCCGTTCAATCCGCGTTCGTCCAACCATCGCGAGGATGACTATTGCGAGGGCACTGCATGGCAGTGGACCTGGTATGTGCCTCATGATGTGGAGGGGCTGATAGGTCTGATGGGTGGAAACGAGAAGTTTGTCGAGAAGCTCGATTCGCTCTTCACAGCCGATTCATCGCTTGAGGGCGACCTCGTGTCGGCTGACATATCCGGGCTGATAGGTCAGTATGCTCACGGCAATGAGCCTTCCCACCATATACTCCATCTCTATAATTATGCAGGCGAGCCTTGGAAAACCCAGGAGCTTGTGGACCAGGTGATGAAGGAGCAGTACCGCAACGATGTCGACGGATTGTCGGGCAATGAGGACTGCGGTCAGATGTCGTCGTGGTATGTGCTCAATTCTCTCGGTTTCTATCAGGTGGCTCCGGGCAAGCCGGTCTATTCTATCGGACGCCCATGGTTCCGTGAAGCGTCGGTCAACATGCCTAACGGCAAGAACATCGAAATAAGTGTGGAGAATTTCTCAAAGGAGAACAAATATATCGAGTCGGTAACTCTCGACGGAGAGCCGCTTGACAGTCCGTTCTTTACACACGATCAGATAAGGAACGGTGCGAAATTCCATTATGTGATGAGTGATAAACCGACCCGCTGGGGCGTAAAAAAATAA
- a CDS encoding FecR domain-containing protein, protein MFASGDFTASTNDAVERWLVDDEGRDVKDAALEELWEEASLSHGGEDVNDAWGVFCRKNGIPYNNTLNNTLANDPRKVRLRMLRIWQGVAAVFIIGFFVAVGLILGNDDEVSSEMVQSYAPVAATTSIMLPDGTEVQLNSRSLLLYPAKFEGGTRSVFLVGEACFKVKPDKEHPFIVNQRRSTDHSTRHRIQCKRLS, encoded by the coding sequence ATGTTTGCATCCGGCGACTTCACTGCATCAACCAATGATGCGGTGGAGCGATGGCTCGTAGATGATGAGGGGCGTGATGTCAAGGATGCCGCTCTGGAAGAATTGTGGGAGGAAGCGTCGCTCAGCCACGGCGGCGAAGATGTGAATGACGCGTGGGGCGTATTCTGCCGCAAGAACGGTATACCTTATAATAATACATTAAATAATACGCTCGCTAATGATCCAAGGAAGGTGCGTCTGCGCATGCTCCGTATATGGCAGGGTGTTGCGGCTGTGTTCATAATAGGATTCTTTGTGGCTGTAGGTCTTATCCTCGGGAATGATGACGAAGTCTCATCCGAGATGGTGCAGAGTTACGCGCCTGTAGCCGCCACCACGTCCATTATGTTGCCTGACGGCACTGAGGTGCAGCTCAACTCCAGGAGCCTCCTTCTTTATCCCGCAAAATTCGAAGGCGGAACACGTTCGGTATTTCTGGTAGGGGAGGCTTGCTTCAAGGTGAAGCCTGACAAGGAGCATCCCTTTATTGTGAACCAGCGGAGATCTACAGATCACAGCACTCGGCACAGAATTCAATGTAAACGCTTATCCTGA
- a CDS encoding glycoside hydrolase family 130 protein yields the protein MKNLPWEGRPEGCRDVMWRFSHNPIIDRYQIPVSNSIFNSAVVPFGDGYAGVFRCDNRAVQMNIFAGFSKDGVNWEIEHEPIRFNAGNTDMIDSDYKYDPRVTFIGDRYWITWCNGYHGPTIGIGYTFDFKEFFQCENAFLPFNRNGVLFPEKINGKYAMLSRPSDNGHTPFGDIWLSYSPDMKYWGEHRHVMSPAPFDQSAWQCTKVGAGSVPILTEQGWLMFFHGVITTCNGFRYSMGAALLDREDPSKVIYRSKPYLLAPAAPYELAGDVPNVVFPCAALTDGDRVAVYYGAADTSVCMAFGYISEIIEFIKNNSL from the coding sequence ATGAAAAATTTACCATGGGAAGGACGACCTGAAGGTTGCCGGGATGTCATGTGGAGATTCAGCCATAACCCTATCATCGACCGTTATCAGATACCTGTATCCAACAGTATATTCAATAGTGCTGTCGTTCCCTTTGGTGACGGTTATGCCGGAGTGTTCCGTTGCGATAACCGTGCCGTGCAGATGAACATCTTTGCAGGATTCAGCAAGGATGGTGTCAACTGGGAGATAGAGCATGAGCCTATAAGATTCAATGCCGGCAACACGGATATGATCGACTCGGACTATAAGTATGATCCGCGTGTCACTTTCATAGGTGACCGTTACTGGATCACATGGTGCAACGGTTACCATGGTCCGACAATCGGCATAGGATATACTTTTGATTTCAAAGAGTTCTTCCAGTGTGAGAACGCTTTCCTGCCGTTCAACCGCAACGGTGTACTTTTCCCTGAAAAAATCAATGGCAAATATGCGATGCTGAGCCGTCCGAGCGACAATGGTCATACACCTTTCGGTGACATCTGGCTAAGCTATAGCCCCGACATGAAGTACTGGGGTGAGCACCGCCATGTGATGAGCCCTGCGCCTTTCGACCAAAGCGCGTGGCAGTGCACCAAGGTAGGAGCAGGTTCGGTGCCAATTCTTACCGAGCAGGGCTGGCTGATGTTTTTCCACGGAGTGATCACCACCTGCAATGGTTTCCGCTACTCAATGGGTGCGGCTCTTCTTGACAGGGAGGACCCTTCGAAGGTGATATACCGCTCCAAGCCTTATCTGCTCGCACCTGCCGCTCCTTATGAACTGGCAGGAGATGTGCCCAACGTGGTGTTCCCCTGTGCGGCCCTTACTGACGGAGACCGCGTAGCTGTATATTACGGAGCTGCCGACACATCGGTGTGCATGGCTTTCGGCTATATATCTGAAATAATAGAATTCATAAAGAATAATTCATTATGA
- a CDS encoding helix-turn-helix domain-containing protein, producing the protein MKEIYDKEHDVIRKFLSMGRRNIEMLEEIALEYKPFLMGKRFMTDAQLSERLGISRRTLQDFRDRGIIPFYRLDGKILYEEKDIEEYLSSIYIPKY; encoded by the coding sequence GTGAAAGAAATATATGACAAAGAACATGACGTTATAAGAAAATTCCTCTCGATGGGAAGGCGAAATATTGAGATGCTGGAGGAAATAGCGTTGGAATATAAACCTTTCCTGATGGGCAAACGCTTTATGACCGATGCCCAGTTATCTGAAAGACTCGGCATTTCGCGCCGAACATTGCAGGACTTCCGCGACAGAGGTATTATTCCGTTCTATCGTCTTGACGGAAAGATACTTTATGAAGAAAAGGATATAGAGGAATATCTGTCCTCAATCTACATACCCAAATATTAA
- the nagB gene encoding glucosamine-6-phosphate deaminase, with amino-acid sequence MRLLIKPDYDRMSVYAADYVINRINEHNKRYDRPFVLGLPTGSSPIGMYRELVKAVSEGRVSFRNVVTFNMDEYVGLPEEHSESYHSFMHRHLFDHIDCPKENIHILNGNADDLMKECADYEKAIESYGGIDLFVGGIGPDGHIAFNEPYSSFSSRTRIKTLTKDTRIANSRFFGGNPDDVPQCALTVGVATVMDAREVLILCNGHNKARALYAAVEGPICQAWTISALQNHPRGVIVCDENATDELKVSTYRYFKDIENL; translated from the coding sequence ATGAGACTTTTAATAAAACCGGATTATGATCGTATGTCGGTATATGCGGCCGACTATGTGATAAACCGTATCAATGAGCATAACAAAAGATACGATAGGCCGTTTGTTCTCGGGCTTCCTACCGGTTCATCACCTATAGGTATGTACCGTGAGCTTGTAAAAGCTGTGTCAGAGGGACGTGTGTCATTCAGAAATGTAGTGACATTCAATATGGATGAGTATGTCGGGCTTCCCGAAGAACATTCTGAGAGCTATCATTCTTTCATGCACAGGCATCTGTTTGATCATATCGACTGCCCGAAAGAGAATATACACATACTCAACGGCAATGCCGATGACCTCATGAAAGAGTGTGCCGACTATGAAAAAGCTATCGAGAGCTACGGCGGAATAGATCTGTTTGTCGGAGGCATAGGTCCTGACGGTCATATAGCCTTCAACGAGCCATACTCCTCTTTCTCTTCCAGAACGCGTATAAAGACTCTTACCAAGGATACGCGTATAGCCAATTCCCGCTTCTTCGGCGGCAATCCTGACGACGTACCTCAGTGTGCGCTTACTGTAGGTGTCGCCACAGTGATGGATGCAAGAGAGGTCCTGATTCTGTGCAACGGTCATAACAAGGCAAGAGCGTTGTATGCAGCGGTTGAAGGTCCTATATGCCAGGCATGGACAATAAGTGCGTTGCAGAACCATCCACGCGGGGTGATCGTATGTGATGAGAATGCTACTGATGAATTAAAGGTAAGCACTTACCGCTATTTCAAGGACATTGAAAATCTGTGA
- a CDS encoding FecR domain-containing protein: MIESDHMTSKSILKPEQELAYNRLNHECTLRHPDMEDVTAWQRGELVFSKMTVPDILKVLERRYDYEFVYAPGAFRNDRYTFRFRNEASLHEVMEVVRDVAGNIAFSINGAVCRVKNS; encoded by the coding sequence ATGATTGAGAGCGATCATATGACATCGAAGTCAATCCTCAAGCCCGAACAGGAGCTTGCCTACAATCGTCTGAACCATGAGTGCACTCTGAGGCATCCTGACATGGAGGATGTGACAGCCTGGCAGCGTGGAGAGCTGGTGTTCAGCAAGATGACTGTCCCCGACATACTGAAAGTGCTGGAACGGAGATATGATTATGAGTTTGTGTATGCTCCCGGTGCATTCCGTAATGACCGGTACACGTTCCGTTTCCGTAACGAAGCATCTCTGCATGAAGTGATGGAGGTGGTGAGGGATGTGGCCGGCAACATAGCGTTCTCCATCAATGGGGCTGTGTGCCGCGTGAAAAACAGTTAG
- a CDS encoding site-specific integrase, with protein MTNNPYFTLTFFTRKPRSEGYTDHKVYVRISVAGQQTDLAIGRSVNPENWDQKRKLSKGRSRRDLELNKYLDEIRARFCEIHTNLVREKKLVNPIVMRDLFLGKVEKPKMLCEIFTESNAKRKEEMERGDMVNATYLRWERCVTYLGEFMRLTMNVDDIPVRDVTAGMIDDFEHFLRVSKNCANNTAVKYLRYLKNTIQYAIAHKWITEDPFIGRKFHRTQAKRQFLTEAEIMEILKLDFSIMPRLELVRDTFVFCCFTGLAFCDIKSLQWSDIEKDRDGNMWIRKSREKTGELSIIPMLEVPRQIADKYVNHPVAVSTGVVLPVCSNQKMNAYLKEIADLAKITKPLTTHIARHTFASLSLNNHVPLESIQKMLGHSDIKTTQIYAKIQDQTVYEDMQTMRNRFDRLSINR; from the coding sequence ATGACAAACAACCCTTATTTCACCCTGACCTTCTTCACAAGGAAGCCAAGGTCGGAAGGCTACACCGACCACAAGGTGTATGTCAGAATTTCAGTGGCAGGTCAGCAGACTGACCTCGCCATAGGCCGCTCGGTCAATCCTGAGAACTGGGACCAGAAACGCAAACTATCAAAAGGTCGCTCCCGGCGCGATCTGGAGCTGAACAAGTACCTCGATGAGATACGGGCCAGATTCTGCGAGATTCATACCAATCTCGTCCGTGAGAAGAAACTCGTCAACCCTATTGTTATGCGCGATCTGTTTCTCGGCAAGGTTGAGAAACCCAAAATGCTCTGTGAGATTTTCACTGAATCCAACGCCAAGAGAAAAGAGGAAATGGAACGTGGCGATATGGTCAATGCGACCTACCTGCGTTGGGAACGTTGCGTGACCTACCTCGGCGAGTTCATGCGTCTGACTATGAATGTCGATGATATTCCGGTAAGGGATGTCACGGCAGGAATGATAGATGATTTCGAGCATTTCCTGCGTGTCAGCAAGAACTGCGCCAACAACACGGCTGTGAAGTACCTCCGCTATCTCAAGAACACTATCCAGTATGCCATCGCGCATAAATGGATAACAGAAGACCCGTTCATCGGCAGGAAGTTCCACCGCACTCAGGCGAAACGACAATTTCTGACTGAGGCTGAAATTATGGAGATTCTCAAACTCGACTTCTCCATCATGCCGCGTCTGGAACTTGTCAGGGACACATTCGTGTTCTGCTGCTTCACCGGACTTGCATTCTGCGATATAAAATCGCTTCAATGGAGCGACATAGAGAAAGACCGCGACGGCAATATGTGGATACGCAAGTCCCGTGAGAAAACCGGCGAGTTGAGTATCATACCGATGTTGGAGGTGCCGCGTCAGATAGCCGACAAATATGTCAACCACCCCGTTGCAGTATCTACCGGAGTAGTGCTTCCCGTATGCTCCAATCAGAAAATGAACGCTTATCTCAAAGAGATTGCGGATCTCGCAAAGATAACCAAGCCTCTTACCACCCACATCGCGCGACACACTTTCGCGTCTCTGTCGCTCAACAACCATGTCCCTCTCGAATCAATCCAGAAGATGCTCGGACACAGCGACATCAAGACAACGCAGATCTACGCGAAGATTCAAGACCAGACCGTCTATGAGGATATGCAGACCATGCGCAACCGATTTGACAGACTGAGCATCAACAGATGA
- a CDS encoding GH92 family glycosyl hydrolase, with protein sequence MMRKMLSWGVAAVLTVLSIQAKEPVDWVNPFIGTTNFGTTNPGAVTPNGLMSVAPFNVMGSDLNQFDKDSRWWSTPYDNTNSYFTGFSHVNLSGVGCPELGSLLVMATAGKLDVDYRNYGSSYSDEHATPGLYGLTLDKYGIKAEATATTRTGRIRFTFPEGKGNILLNLGEGLTNESGATVRRVSDTEVVGCKLMGTFCYNPQAVFPLYFAMRVDRKPAKQGFWKFQRPKKGVEAEWDVDDAKYKLYPDFGKTISGDDIGVWYTYDTKPGEIIEVSVGVSFVSEENAMLNLNTEQPRDITFDKIYADVRKRWNDDLSRIIVEGGTDDQKTVFYTALYHTLLHPNILQDVDGRYPAMESNAVMSTDGNRYTVFSLWDTYRNLHQLMTLVYPERQLDMVRSMVDMSKEWGWLPKWELFGRETFTMEGDPAIPVIIDTWRKGLTDFDMDAAYAAMKKSATTQGKDNPMRPDNDPYIEKGYIPLGYFAGDNSGDNSVSHALEYYVADNALAWLAEERGEKDFAKELRKRAAGWRNYYSKESGTLRPINADGSFLTPFDPRQGENFEPVPGFHEGSAWNYTFYVPHDIDGLSKVMGGKRQFVDKLQKVFDEGLYDPANEPDIAYPYLFSRFKGEEWRTSKLVGELLAKHFTTKPDGLPGNDDTGTMSAWAVFSMMGLYPDVPGVPEYTLTTPVFDKVTINLGDHPLEISKVSDGKNSIMLDGKPARHRITHSELMQSGRLQFHVNE encoded by the coding sequence ATTATGAGAAAAATGTTGTCGTGGGGCGTTGCCGCAGTGCTGACGGTTTTGTCCATACAAGCGAAGGAACCTGTGGATTGGGTCAATCCGTTCATAGGGACCACTAATTTCGGCACCACGAATCCGGGGGCTGTCACACCTAACGGACTTATGTCGGTGGCTCCTTTCAATGTGATGGGTTCGGACCTCAATCAATTTGACAAGGACAGCAGGTGGTGGTCAACGCCCTACGACAACACAAATTCATATTTCACAGGTTTTTCTCACGTCAATCTCAGCGGTGTTGGATGCCCTGAACTGGGATCGCTCCTTGTGATGGCGACTGCTGGGAAGCTTGATGTTGATTACCGTAACTATGGTTCGTCATATTCCGATGAGCATGCCACTCCGGGGTTGTATGGCTTGACACTTGACAAGTATGGCATAAAAGCAGAGGCTACGGCCACAACCCGAACAGGAAGAATCCGGTTCACATTCCCGGAAGGCAAGGGTAACATTCTTCTTAATCTTGGCGAAGGACTGACCAACGAAAGCGGAGCTACCGTAAGGCGCGTGTCAGATACCGAAGTGGTAGGGTGCAAGCTTATGGGCACTTTCTGCTACAATCCTCAGGCAGTGTTCCCTCTGTATTTTGCAATGAGAGTCGACAGAAAGCCCGCCAAGCAGGGCTTCTGGAAGTTTCAGCGACCCAAAAAAGGAGTTGAGGCCGAATGGGATGTCGATGATGCCAAGTACAAGCTTTATCCCGATTTCGGCAAGACGATATCCGGTGACGACATAGGTGTATGGTACACTTACGATACCAAGCCTGGTGAGATTATCGAAGTGTCGGTAGGCGTATCGTTTGTCAGCGAGGAGAATGCGATGCTGAATCTCAACACCGAGCAGCCTCGTGACATAACTTTTGATAAAATATATGCCGATGTCCGCAAGCGTTGGAACGACGATCTGAGCCGTATAATTGTTGAGGGCGGGACTGACGATCAGAAGACAGTCTTCTATACAGCTCTCTACCATACACTCCTGCATCCTAACATTCTTCAGGATGTCGATGGAAGATATCCTGCGATGGAGAGCAATGCGGTGATGAGCACCGACGGCAACCGTTACACCGTATTCTCCCTATGGGACACTTACCGCAACCTCCATCAGCTCATGACTCTTGTGTATCCCGAACGTCAGCTTGACATGGTGCGTTCCATGGTGGATATGTCAAAGGAATGGGGCTGGCTCCCTAAATGGGAACTTTTCGGACGTGAGACTTTCACGATGGAGGGCGATCCGGCTATTCCTGTCATCATTGACACCTGGCGCAAGGGGCTCACCGACTTTGATATGGATGCGGCTTATGCTGCAATGAAGAAATCGGCCACGACACAAGGCAAGGACAATCCCATGCGTCCCGATAATGATCCTTATATCGAAAAGGGCTATATCCCTCTCGGATATTTTGCCGGTGACAATTCCGGTGACAACTCCGTAAGTCATGCCCTGGAGTATTATGTGGCTGACAATGCTCTCGCATGGCTCGCCGAGGAGCGTGGAGAGAAGGATTTCGCTAAAGAGCTGCGCAAGCGTGCGGCTGGATGGAGGAACTATTATTCCAAGGAGAGCGGTACACTGCGGCCTATCAATGCCGACGGCAGTTTCCTGACACCGTTCGATCCGCGTCAGGGTGAGAACTTTGAGCCTGTGCCCGGTTTTCACGAGGGCAGCGCATGGAATTATACATTCTATGTGCCTCACGATATTGACGGACTGTCGAAAGTGATGGGCGGCAAGCGTCAGTTTGTCGATAAGCTGCAAAAAGTATTTGATGAAGGGCTTTATGACCCCGCCAATGAGCCGGACATAGCTTATCCCTATCTTTTCAGCCGTTTTAAAGGCGAGGAGTGGCGTACATCTAAGCTTGTCGGAGAGCTACTTGCAAAGCATTTCACAACCAAGCCCGACGGCCTGCCCGGCAATGATGATACCGGCACAATGTCGGCATGGGCTGTATTTTCTATGATGGGACTGTATCCCGATGTGCCAGGAGTGCCTGAGTACACACTGACAACACCGGTTTTCGATAAAGTGACCATCAATCTCGGTGATCACCCCCTTGAGATATCCAAGGTGAGTGACGGTAAGAACAGTATAATGCTGGATGGAAAACCAGCCAGGCATCGGATAACTCATTCGGAGCTTATGCAATCCGGCAGACTTCAATTTCATGTTAACGAATAA